In Anaerostipes hadrus ATCC 29173 = JCM 17467, a single genomic region encodes these proteins:
- the pabB gene encoding aminodeoxychorismate synthase component I — MQNTNTIIKKLDMYIPAAKIFQVLPSEENAIFLDSSLVNELGHYSIIGRKPYLKLEKREDRFYINDTEETSISFENYLRSYLDKQKTANSSHLPLASGALGYFSYEYGRRLMGIPSSHKDTISIPDAVLIFYDAFIIEDCHKKESYLITNGITEPADILLKKLEDAILKTSDSEPVKPVKEKYPIQVHANFEKEDYKKSISDMIHYIYEGDIYIANMTQQLTIESKKAPQDVFYNLRKNNPSPFGGYLDFDHYQIVCASPERFLKLTDGHVETRPIKGTRKRGETEKEDLRLRKELENSEKDKSELLMIVDLERNDLNKICRSGSVKVTDLFTIEEYATVFHLVSRIEGDLADEKNFADLLMATFPGGSITGAPKYRAMEVIDELEHGKRNLYTGSIGYLSLDGNCDFNIVIRTVLHVDGHYHLGVGGGITAESETEFEYEETLQKAKAILDALQ, encoded by the coding sequence ATGCAGAACACGAATACAATAATTAAAAAACTAGATATGTACATTCCGGCAGCTAAGATTTTTCAAGTACTGCCTTCCGAAGAAAATGCGATTTTTCTCGATTCTTCTCTTGTAAATGAGCTTGGTCACTATTCCATCATCGGCCGCAAACCTTATCTGAAGCTTGAAAAACGTGAAGATCGTTTTTATATTAATGATACAGAAGAAACCTCGATTTCTTTCGAAAATTATCTGAGATCTTATCTGGATAAACAGAAAACTGCGAATTCTTCCCACCTGCCACTTGCGTCAGGTGCACTTGGATATTTTTCTTACGAATATGGCCGTAGGCTCATGGGAATTCCATCTTCCCACAAAGACACAATCTCTATTCCAGATGCAGTACTCATATTTTACGATGCATTTATTATTGAAGATTGTCACAAAAAAGAGAGTTACCTCATTACCAATGGAATTACCGAACCTGCTGATATACTTTTAAAAAAATTGGAAGATGCCATTTTAAAAACAAGTGACAGTGAACCTGTAAAGCCTGTCAAAGAAAAATATCCGATCCAGGTTCATGCAAACTTTGAAAAAGAGGATTACAAAAAATCAATCAGCGATATGATCCACTACATTTACGAAGGAGACATTTATATCGCCAACATGACACAGCAACTGACGATTGAAAGCAAAAAAGCACCACAGGATGTATTTTACAATCTCCGTAAAAATAACCCTTCTCCCTTTGGCGGCTATTTGGATTTTGATCATTATCAGATTGTATGTGCTTCACCGGAGCGTTTTCTAAAACTCACTGACGGTCATGTAGAGACAAGACCGATCAAAGGGACCCGCAAAAGAGGAGAAACCGAAAAAGAGGATCTGCGTTTGCGAAAGGAACTGGAAAACTCTGAAAAAGATAAAAGTGAACTTCTTATGATTGTCGATCTGGAACGAAATGATCTGAATAAAATCTGCAGAAGTGGCAGCGTGAAAGTAACTGATTTATTTACCATCGAAGAATACGCAACAGTCTTTCATCTCGTATCCAGGATTGAAGGTGATCTGGCGGACGAGAAAAACTTTGCCGATCTTCTTATGGCGACATTTCCAGGTGGTTCTATTACTGGTGCACCAAAGTACCGCGCCATGGAAGTGATTGACGAACTGGAACATGGAAAGCGAAATCTTTACACCGGCTCGATTGGTTATCTTTCTCTGGATGGAAACTGTGATTTTAACATTGTCATCCGGACTGTCTTGCACGTGGATGGTCACTATCACTTAGGTGTCGGCGGCGGCATTACAGCGGAATCGGAGACAGAATTTGAATACGAAGAAACATTGCAGAAGGCAAAAGCTATCCTTGATGCCCTGCAGTAA